The genomic DNA GAAGGTGAGCGACATTCTCGCAGCGTAAATTACGCTTCGATTGGCTTACGCCAGTCATCAGAGCCTGAGGTGCCCGCGTTAACGTGGTCCCAAGTGATTTTGCGGTAAGACAGAGACACAGTCACATTCTGAGTAAAGTCAGATTTTGCTGGGTCTTGGCAGTGTGGCATTTCACAGTGGATATCAACGATAGACGCGTTTTCCAGCTTAGTGGTGAAGAAGTTTTCTTGTTTGCCTTCGATAGAGGTACGGTACCATTTCAGCTCAACGGTTTTCAGCTTCTCACCAGAAGAGAGCGCGTTGTACAGCAGAGGAACCGCTTTGTTCAGCGCCACAGTGAATTTGAATGGCTTGTGCACACGTTGGCCTGAAGGCTGACCAGATTGTGGGTCAGTCGGTACAGTCACAACGTGGTCAAACTGCTGAACCAGCATCTCATCTTCGTGGCCTTCAACGAATGAATCGCCGATAGAGTCAGCAGTACATGCGCCTGCAGTGATAAGACCCTGAGTTTGGCCTTCGATAGAGATATAACATGGAGTTGGCATGGCTATTTCCTTTCAATAAATCATTTTTAAATAAATGAATGAGTTAACGCGCTCTGCGCACCGTCGCGATACAAAGAGCAAGTGGGATGCCAACTTTCACACCATTCAAAATCAATAAGTTATAGAAATAACCCCATCAGCAAAGCAAAAAGCTGCCCAAGACTGAGCAAGATCTTGCTTGGCGGGCAAAAAGTCACGAGTTTAGGAAGCTGAGATCTTTGGCAAAGATCCCGTATTCAGAGAGATCCACTCACCACTTAGCGCTGCAGGTAGAAGATCATGAGTAGGGAATCAACAAAAAACCGCCGCAGCGGTTTTTTTCATAAGGTATACCCTTCCTACTTGGCGTTGCAGCTCCAAGTAGGAAGGGTATATAACAACAAACGGGAAGAGCTACTTCGCACTCCATTGATAAAATAGCGTCGCGAGCGGCGGCACACTCAATAGCAGCGATTGCTCCAAGCCTTCACTGCTGATCGCTTCCGTGCTCACATCCTGCAATACCCGATAATCACTGCCGTTGTACTGCTTGGCATCGGTATTGAGCAACAAGCGGTACTTCCCTGTTTTAGGAACGCCTAAGCGAAATGCCTGCTGTGGAACAGGCGTGAAGTTGGTGATCACTAACACAC from Vibrio tarriae includes the following:
- the hcp-2 gene encoding type VI secretion system effector Hcp-2 translates to MPTPCYISIEGQTQGLITAGACTADSIGDSFVEGHEDEMLVQQFDHVVTVPTDPQSGQPSGQRVHKPFKFTVALNKAVPLLYNALSSGEKLKTVELKWYRTSIEGKQENFFTTKLENASIVDIHCEMPHCQDPAKSDFTQNVTVSLSYRKITWDHVNAGTSGSDDWRKPIEA